A DNA window from Campylobacter anatolicus contains the following coding sequences:
- the rpiB gene encoding ribose 5-phosphate isomerase B, whose protein sequence is MKSKRILIASDHAGFALKSEIKENLINLGYEVVDLGAQNDKDSVDYPDFAHALAQSITPDDRGILICGTGIGISIAANRHNNVRCALCHDETTASLAREHNDANVIAMGARVIEKQMALKMLNIFLNTEFSGGRHERRIAKIEPNLAKRSSDD, encoded by the coding sequence ATGAAATCAAAGAGAATTCTTATAGCAAGCGATCACGCTGGGTTTGCATTAAAAAGTGAAATAAAAGAAAATTTAATAAATTTAGGCTATGAAGTCGTTGATCTTGGAGCACAAAATGATAAAGATAGCGTTGATTATCCTGATTTTGCTCACGCATTAGCACAAAGTATTACACCAGATGATCGCGGTATACTGATATGTGGGACAGGTATCGGCATCTCAATAGCTGCAAATCGCCATAATAACGTGCGTTGTGCCCTTTGCCACGATGAGACAACCGCATCTTTAGCAAGAGAGCATAACGATGCAAATGTCATCGCAATGGGTGCAAGAGTGATAGAAAAACAGATGGCTTTAAAGATGTTAAATATCTTTTTAAATACCGAGTTCTCGGGCGGAAGACACGAGAGGCGTATCGCAAAGATCGAGCCAAATTTAGCCAAAAGGAGTAGTGATGACTGA
- a CDS encoding AtpZ/AtpI family protein, with translation MSKDTRLKKIVSGADQLSLGISIVVAIALGVGLGLWLKSLTSWSFMLWFGLALGIAAAILNVYKAYKIQIRSLDELKDEKRYKPINDEDNE, from the coding sequence ATGTCAAAAGATACAAGACTAAAAAAAATAGTTTCAGGTGCAGATCAGCTAAGTCTTGGCATATCGATCGTCGTAGCTATCGCACTTGGTGTTGGGCTTGGACTTTGGCTAAAAAGCCTTACAAGCTGGAGCTTTATGCTTTGGTTTGGTTTAGCACTAGGCATAGCAGCGGCAATATTAAATGTATATAAGGCTTATAAAATTCAGATAAGAAGCCTTGATGAGCTAAAAGATGAAAAACGCTATAAACCTATAAATGATGAGGATAATGAGTGA
- a CDS encoding leucyl aminopeptidase, which yields MEFKISNKHIDTIKADIELIFIVDKNLKHKFIKDEKAFKFYNYKGENPLLLGESARLYVNLAKLEYDELRTAAAKAYNTLKSLNVKSVKLGSYIASCTKQSFQAIVEGFVLGAYEFNKYKEKKESYKLSEVIFSTDEFNDEKVDIEKARLGITNGEIIARATNFTKSIVNEIPEIYTPQKMAEEAQNIAKTYPTIKCEVYDEKFLEKESMNAFLAVNRASIHPPRLIHLTYKPKGAKKRIIFVGKGLTYDSGGLSLKPADYMLTMKADKSGAAAAMGIIIGAAELNLPLEIHAILGATENMIGGNAYKPDDVLISRSGISIEVRNTDAEGRLVLADCLSYAQDFKPDVLIDMATLTGACVVGLGEYTSGIMGVNEELKAEFRAKSEKSGELSTILHFNKYLKELIKSNIADISNAASGRYGGAITAGLFLEKFIKDEYKDKWIHLDIAGPAYLEKAWGYNQIGATGAGVRMSLYYLNALVKEL from the coding sequence ATGGAATTTAAAATATCAAACAAACACATAGATACGATAAAAGCGGATATTGAGCTAATTTTTATAGTAGATAAAAATTTAAAACATAAATTTATAAAAGATGAAAAAGCTTTTAAATTTTATAACTATAAAGGCGAAAATCCACTACTTTTAGGTGAGAGTGCGAGATTATATGTAAATTTAGCCAAACTTGAATACGATGAGCTACGCACAGCAGCTGCAAAGGCATATAATACGCTTAAAAGCCTAAATGTAAAGAGTGTAAAGCTAGGCTCATACATTGCAAGTTGCACCAAGCAAAGTTTTCAAGCCATCGTAGAGGGATTTGTGTTAGGTGCGTATGAGTTTAATAAATACAAAGAAAAAAAAGAGAGCTATAAATTAAGCGAAGTTATATTTAGTACCGATGAGTTTAACGACGAAAAAGTGGATATAGAAAAGGCTAGACTAGGTATAACAAACGGCGAGATAATCGCACGTGCTACAAATTTTACTAAAAGCATAGTAAATGAAATCCCTGAAATTTATACTCCTCAAAAAATGGCAGAAGAAGCACAAAATATAGCTAAAACCTACCCTACTATAAAATGTGAAGTTTATGATGAGAAATTTTTAGAAAAAGAGAGTATGAATGCGTTTTTAGCAGTCAATCGTGCAAGCATACATCCGCCACGCTTGATACATTTAACATACAAGCCAAAAGGTGCTAAAAAACGTATCATCTTTGTCGGTAAAGGGCTTACATACGATAGTGGTGGACTTAGTCTAAAACCGGCTGATTATATGTTAACAATGAAAGCTGACAAAAGTGGTGCGGCGGCTGCAATGGGTATTATAATTGGTGCTGCCGAATTAAACTTACCACTTGAAATTCATGCTATTTTAGGTGCGACTGAAAATATGATAGGTGGCAATGCATACAAACCAGATGATGTGCTTATCTCACGAAGTGGCATTAGTATAGAGGTACGAAATACAGATGCTGAAGGGCGTTTAGTCCTTGCAGATTGTCTTAGCTATGCACAAGACTTTAAGCCTGATGTGCTTATAGATATGGCGACGCTAACAGGTGCTTGTGTGGTCGGACTTGGCGAATATACAAGTGGCATTATGGGTGTAAATGAGGAGCTAAAAGCTGAATTTAGAGCAAAGAGCGAAAAAAGTGGCGAACTAAGCACAATACTTCACTTTAACAAATACTTAAAAGAGCTAATAAAAAGCAATATCGCAGACATTAGTAACGCAGCTAGTGGACGATATGGCGGTGCGATAACGGCTGGACTTTTCCTAGAAAAATTTATAAAAGATGAATATAAAGACAAGTGGATACATCTTGATATCGCAGGTCCTGCATACCTAGAAAAGGCGTGGGGATATAATCAAATCGGTGCAACAGGTGCTGGCGTACGTATGAGTCTATACTATCTAAATGCACTTGTAAAGGAGCTGTAA
- a CDS encoding adenine phosphoribosyltransferase, with the protein MKNLDEKQKEYLLNSIRAIKDFPKPGIIFRDITTLLNNKDAFNFLMDHLVAHYEDKHIDFIAGIESRGFIFGAALAARLRLPFVPIRKPKKLPYITISQKYSLEYGVDEVQIHIDAFGQKDGARVLLMDDLIATGGTAKASVELINQTKANCVEACFLIDLKELGGSKELKNFTKIYSILEI; encoded by the coding sequence ATGAAAAATTTAGATGAAAAACAAAAAGAGTATCTGCTAAACTCTATCCGTGCCATCAAGGACTTCCCAAAGCCTGGCATTATATTTCGTGACATCACAACACTATTAAATAACAAAGATGCATTTAATTTTTTAATGGATCACCTAGTTGCTCACTACGAAGATAAGCATATCGATTTTATCGCCGGCATTGAGTCTCGTGGATTTATCTTTGGGGCAGCTTTAGCAGCACGTCTAAGATTACCATTTGTGCCAATACGAAAGCCTAAAAAACTACCATATATTACAATCTCACAAAAATACAGTCTAGAATATGGCGTAGATGAGGTGCAAATTCACATAGACGCATTTGGTCAAAAAGATGGTGCAAGAGTGCTGCTTATGGACGATCTAATAGCTACTGGGGGCACAGCAAAAGCATCTGTTGAGCTTATAAACCAGACCAAAGCTAACTGCGTTGAAGCTTGTTTCTTGATAGATTTAAAAGAGCTTGGCGGAAGCAAAGAGCTTAAAAATTTTACAAAAATTTATAGTATTTTAGAGATTTGA
- a CDS encoding DedA family protein, which yields MEETLKNLMLNYHQYAYIILFLWCIMEGELALILGGILAHEGHVNVTLAIFVAGIGAFVGDQIYFYLGRYNKKYIAKKLHAQRRKFAIAHLMLKKYGSPIIFLQRYMYGFRVIIPMSIGLTRYSAKKYAFINLISGWCWAAITILLAWFFGKEIWNIINIAEKHWYVAIPIVVAFFGGLFLMFRRIESKILSQRGNRYNGI from the coding sequence ATGGAAGAGACACTAAAAAATTTAATGCTAAACTATCATCAATACGCATATATTATTCTATTTTTATGGTGTATTATGGAAGGCGAACTAGCACTGATATTAGGTGGTATATTAGCACACGAAGGACACGTAAATGTCACTCTTGCGATATTTGTAGCAGGGATTGGAGCATTTGTAGGCGATCAAATTTATTTCTATCTTGGCAGATACAATAAAAAATACATCGCTAAAAAACTTCATGCACAACGCCGAAAATTCGCTATCGCACACCTAATGCTAAAAAAATATGGTTCACCCATAATATTTTTGCAACGCTATATGTATGGCTTTCGCGTAATAATCCCAATGAGTATCGGTCTGACACGATATAGTGCTAAAAAATATGCCTTTATAAATTTGATAAGTGGTTGGTGCTGGGCAGCAATCACGATACTTTTAGCATGGTTCTTTGGCAAAGAAATTTGGAATATAATAAACATCGCTGAAAAACACTGGTATGTTGCGATCCCTATCGTCGTAGCATTTTTTGGTGGACTATTTTTAATGTTTAGAAGAATTGAAAGCAAAATACTATCTCAAAGGGGAAATAGATATAATGGAATTTAA
- a CDS encoding site-2 protease family protein, which produces MDFINNIDIKQLIIMTIVLIISIVGHEIAHGWVAYKFGDNTAKNLGRLSINPINHIDPLGTIVVPALMYLSTGLVFGWAKPVPIAINTVIRNGGYKGAIAVALAGITYNLTLFVLAFFAFGAVKATFPSQILAEFLYILFTVNLILALFNLYPIPPLDGSKALEYVFRIFRLHALANSYANSQRYGFIILIIIMISPFKEQFFYPIGYVLSLVRFLL; this is translated from the coding sequence ATGGACTTCATTAATAATATCGATATAAAACAGCTTATTATAATGACGATAGTGCTTATCATATCCATCGTAGGACATGAGATCGCTCACGGCTGGGTCGCATATAAATTTGGAGATAACACTGCTAAAAATTTAGGTCGCCTTAGCATAAATCCTATAAATCATATAGATCCACTCGGCACTATAGTCGTACCAGCACTTATGTATCTTAGCACTGGGCTTGTATTTGGCTGGGCAAAACCAGTGCCGATCGCTATAAATACTGTGATAAGAAATGGTGGGTATAAAGGTGCGATAGCTGTTGCACTGGCTGGAATAACATATAATCTTACCCTTTTTGTATTAGCTTTTTTTGCATTCGGTGCGGTAAAGGCAACATTTCCTAGCCAAATTTTAGCTGAGTTTTTATACATACTTTTTACGGTAAATTTAATACTTGCTCTGTTTAATCTCTATCCTATACCGCCACTTGATGGCTCAAAAGCACTTGAATATGTATTTAGAATTTTTAGACTTCACGCGTTGGCAAATTCATATGCAAATAGCCAAAGATACGGCTTTATCATACTTATCATAATTATGATTTCGCCATTTAAAGAGCAGTTTTTCTATCCTATAGGATATGTTTTGAGTTTAGTTAGATTTTTGCTTTAA
- the ychF gene encoding redox-regulated ATPase YchF: MGLAVGIVGLPNVGKSTTFNALTKAQNAESANYPFCTIEPNKAVVPVPDKRLNELAKIVNPNRIQYSTIEFVDIAGLVKGASSGEGLGNKFLSNIRETEVILHIVRCFDDENITHVEGGVDPIRDVEIIETELILADIEQLNKKIERLTREAKANTKGAKEMLEMANLLLSHLNNGKSASSFSERENEIYIAINKELRLLSAKEVIYGANVDEDSIADDNEYVKKLREFAAASDHEVIKLCAKVEEELVGMSDEEAYEFLTELGASESGLEKIIHTAFAKLNLISYFTAGVVEVRAWTITKGWKAPKAASVIHNDFERGFIRAEVISYDDYIAYGGENGAKENGKMRLEGKDYIVNDGDIMHFRFNV; encoded by the coding sequence ATGGGTCTAGCAGTAGGTATAGTCGGACTTCCAAATGTTGGCAAATCAACAACCTTTAATGCTCTTACAAAGGCACAAAACGCAGAGAGTGCGAACTATCCATTCTGCACGATAGAGCCAAACAAAGCAGTCGTGCCAGTACCAGACAAAAGGCTAAATGAACTAGCAAAAATAGTAAATCCAAACCGTATACAATACTCGACTATTGAGTTTGTGGATATAGCAGGGCTTGTTAAGGGTGCAAGTAGTGGCGAAGGACTCGGTAATAAATTTCTCTCAAATATACGTGAAACAGAGGTGATACTGCATATAGTTCGTTGTTTTGATGATGAAAATATCACACACGTTGAAGGCGGAGTTGATCCTATTCGTGATGTTGAGATCATAGAAACAGAGCTGATACTGGCTGATATAGAGCAACTAAATAAAAAAATAGAGCGTCTAACTCGCGAAGCAAAAGCTAACACAAAGGGTGCAAAAGAGATGCTTGAAATGGCGAATTTACTACTCTCGCACTTAAATAATGGCAAGAGTGCAAGTAGCTTTAGTGAGCGTGAAAATGAAATTTATATAGCCATAAACAAAGAGCTTCGTCTACTAAGTGCAAAAGAGGTGATATATGGTGCAAACGTAGATGAGGACAGTATCGCAGACGATAATGAGTATGTTAAAAAACTACGTGAGTTTGCAGCAGCCTCAGATCACGAAGTAATAAAGCTATGTGCCAAGGTGGAAGAGGAGCTTGTAGGTATGAGCGATGAGGAGGCTTATGAGTTTTTAACTGAACTTGGTGCTAGTGAGAGTGGGCTAGAAAAAATCATACACACAGCATTTGCAAAACTAAATTTAATAAGTTACTTTACCGCTGGTGTAGTTGAAGTCAGAGCTTGGACCATCACAAAAGGTTGGAAAGCACCAAAGGCGGCTAGCGTGATACATAATGACTTTGAGCGTGGATTTATCCGTGCAGAGGTTATCAGTTATGATGATTATATCGCGTATGGAGGCGAAAATGGTGCAAAAGAGAACGGTAAAATGCGACTTGAAGGCAAAGACTATATCGTAAATGACGGCGATATTATGCATTTTAGATTTAACGTCTGA
- a CDS encoding MFS transporter, translated as MSSSTRAINSMLPLFLGMSLLFIGNGLVISSGSVELKRIGTSEVMIGAINTCFFIGAMISTMTSHLIVLRAGHIRAFAIFSAIFSLSAMFHSLSMNLYFWAILRALLGFCYYALLMVIESWLNSKTPNRIRSRILAFYEAVFYINFGLGILILSLELKTFEVFIIGAAFLMLSTIPLYLIRIKEPPLPPRQSVSMPKIFTIVPLALVGSVIAGVLINGFFSMSSVFIMLQGYGAKEVSFFMTIAMFGGFCAQFFIGKLSDKFGRRPAIIFSCTIAFVSALAFLFSTNLKVQYGLAFCLGMGIFCLYGLSIARANDALTDRSKSVEVSRALLFSYSSGSLISPLVMGASMDMFGTFGFIYVYLTLSLVLLVFAFTKETIPVELRKSYHPHVSRTIAIDGLNTTDNFTDMENKK; from the coding sequence ATGTCAAGTAGTACACGTGCAATAAATTCGATGCTACCGCTATTTTTAGGTATGAGTTTGCTATTTATCGGCAATGGACTTGTTATAAGCTCTGGTAGCGTGGAGTTAAAACGTATAGGTACGAGCGAGGTTATGATAGGAGCTATCAATACTTGCTTTTTTATCGGTGCGATGATTAGCACGATGACCTCTCACCTTATCGTTTTGCGTGCAGGACATATACGAGCATTTGCGATATTTAGTGCGATATTTAGTCTATCTGCGATGTTCCATAGCTTGAGTATGAATTTATATTTTTGGGCGATACTTCGTGCGTTACTTGGATTTTGCTACTACGCACTTTTGATGGTTATAGAGAGTTGGTTAAATTCAAAGACGCCAAACCGCATACGTTCGCGTATCTTGGCATTTTATGAAGCGGTTTTTTATATAAATTTTGGACTTGGTATATTGATACTTTCGCTTGAACTTAAGACGTTTGAGGTATTTATCATAGGTGCGGCATTTTTAATGCTTTCTACGATACCTTTGTATCTTATACGCATAAAAGAGCCACCTTTACCGCCACGTCAAAGTGTAAGTATGCCTAAAATTTTTACTATCGTGCCACTTGCACTTGTGGGAAGTGTAATCGCTGGAGTATTGATAAACGGCTTTTTCTCAATGTCTAGCGTATTTATTATGCTTCAAGGTTATGGAGCGAAAGAGGTCTCATTTTTTATGACGATAGCGATGTTTGGAGGATTTTGTGCTCAGTTTTTTATAGGAAAACTCTCTGATAAATTTGGTCGTCGTCCAGCGATTATATTTTCTTGTACTATTGCGTTTGTATCGGCTTTGGCGTTTTTGTTTAGTACAAATTTAAAAGTCCAGTATGGTTTGGCATTTTGTCTTGGAATGGGGATATTTTGCCTTTATGGATTATCGATAGCACGTGCAAATGATGCATTAACTGACAGAAGTAAAAGTGTCGAAGTTAGTCGTGCTTTGCTTTTTAGCTACTCATCTGGTTCGCTTATCTCGCCACTTGTTATGGGGGCTAGTATGGATATGTTTGGCACATTTGGATTTATCTATGTTTATCTTACTTTGAGTTTAGTTTTGCTAGTTTTTGCGTTTACTAAAGAGACGATACCAGTAGAGCTTCGCAAGAGTTATCATCCGCACGTTTCACGAACGATTGCTATCGATGGACTAAATACAACGGATAATTTTACCGATATGGAAAATAAAAAGTAA
- the lepB gene encoding signal peptidase I, with product MRKILNKLYDFSSSWTGTIIIVLLVIFFFVQAFVIPSGSMKNTLLIGDHLFVKKFSYGVPTPRIPWLEVKVLPELNNNGHLITGAGPKRGDIVVFRYPYDEKMHYVKRCFATSEDEIIFIEKQTFLRPSQGDEYISSNYDAKDIVTLNGKLFVREPYKFSGIHYDTDVNLFDQMVMYLNAGKLAMKPIIIPELEQNKNYPFNAFYFKVPKDSYFMMGDNRDHSSDSRFWGAVDYKFIVGKPWFVYFSWDSEYKIRWERIGRLVDTIQNDEKFTKYAVSEGEVDGLH from the coding sequence ATGAGAAAAATTTTAAACAAACTATACGACTTTTCGAGCAGTTGGACTGGCACGATTATAATCGTCTTGCTAGTGATATTTTTCTTCGTTCAAGCCTTTGTAATCCCATCAGGCTCGATGAAAAACACACTTTTAATAGGCGATCATCTCTTTGTTAAAAAATTTAGCTATGGAGTGCCTACGCCTCGTATACCTTGGCTTGAAGTAAAAGTACTTCCAGAGCTAAATAACAATGGACATCTAATCACAGGTGCGGGACCAAAGCGTGGCGATATAGTCGTATTTCGTTATCCATACGATGAGAAGATGCATTATGTTAAACGCTGCTTTGCTACAAGCGAAGATGAGATTATTTTCATCGAAAAACAGACATTCTTACGTCCATCACAGGGCGATGAGTATATCAGCTCAAACTACGATGCAAAGGACATTGTTACATTAAATGGTAAACTTTTTGTGCGTGAGCCATATAAATTTAGTGGCATTCACTATGATACAGATGTAAATTTATTTGATCAAATGGTTATGTATCTAAATGCTGGTAAACTCGCTATGAAACCCATCATCATTCCAGAGCTAGAACAAAATAAAAATTATCCATTTAATGCTTTTTATTTTAAAGTACCAAAAGATAGCTATTTTATGATGGGTGATAACCGCGATCACTCAAGTGATAGTCGTTTTTGGGGAGCGGTTGATTATAAATTTATAGTTGGCAAACCTTGGTTTGTCTATTTTAGCTGGGATAGTGAGTATAAAATTCGCTGGGAACGCATAGGTCGTCTTGTAGATACGATACAAAATGATGAAAAATTTACAAAATACGCTGTGAGTGAGGGCGAAGTTGATGGACTTCATTAA
- the hemL gene encoding glutamate-1-semialdehyde 2,1-aminomutase, which produces MTNKDAFSEAKNFIPGGVDSPVRAFGSVGSNPLFIERGDGAYIYDVEGKKYLDFVQSWGPLIFGHCDKDIENAVINAVKKGLSFGAPTLVETELAKLICSKFDNIDKIRFVSSGTEATMSAIRVARGFAKKDGLIKFEGCYHGHSDALLIKAGSGATTYGNASSAGVPEDIVKNTHLAIYNDLDSVEKIFKTQSIGVLIVEPIAGNMGLVPGDKEFLQGLRELCDRYEAVLILDEVMSGFRASELGSVPFHGVKADIITFGKVIGGGMNAAAFGGRREIMDCLSPDGAVYQAGTLSGNPVAMSAGIAALSKIYNNKNLYPKLTNLATCLMDGFKRAADAANVALVTDVRGSMFGYFFTDKAVKNYNDALKSDTKMFAKFHTAMLKRGIYLAPSQFETGFVCDAMIQADIDYAINAAYEAFAEIR; this is translated from the coding sequence ATGACAAATAAAGATGCTTTTAGTGAAGCTAAAAATTTTATTCCAGGTGGCGTGGATTCACCGGTTAGAGCATTTGGCAGTGTTGGTAGTAATCCGTTATTTATCGAGCGTGGAGATGGTGCATATATATATGATGTCGAGGGTAAAAAGTATCTTGATTTTGTGCAAAGCTGGGGGCCACTCATCTTTGGACATTGTGATAAAGATATAGAAAATGCCGTTATAAATGCAGTAAAAAAAGGCTTAAGCTTTGGAGCACCGACACTTGTTGAGACTGAGTTAGCTAAACTAATATGTTCAAAATTTGACAATATAGATAAAATTCGCTTTGTTAGCTCAGGCACAGAAGCTACGATGAGTGCGATACGTGTAGCTCGTGGTTTTGCTAAAAAAGATGGACTTATAAAATTTGAAGGCTGCTATCACGGACACAGTGATGCATTGCTTATAAAGGCTGGAAGTGGTGCAACGACTTATGGAAATGCCTCAAGTGCTGGTGTGCCAGAAGATATAGTTAAAAATACGCACCTCGCGATATATAATGATCTTGATAGTGTGGAAAAAATTTTTAAAACTCAAAGCATAGGGGTTTTAATCGTTGAACCGATCGCTGGAAACATGGGACTTGTGCCGGGCGATAAGGAATTTTTGCAAGGACTTCGTGAGCTTTGTGATAGATATGAAGCTGTGTTAATACTTGATGAGGTTATGAGTGGATTTAGAGCGAGTGAGCTAGGATCGGTACCATTTCACGGCGTAAAAGCTGATATTATAACATTTGGTAAGGTTATTGGTGGCGGTATGAATGCTGCAGCATTTGGTGGCAGACGCGAGATAATGGACTGTCTAAGTCCAGATGGTGCGGTTTATCAAGCAGGGACACTAAGTGGCAATCCAGTTGCGATGAGTGCTGGTATAGCTGCACTTTCAAAGATATATAACAATAAAAATTTATATCCTAAGCTTACAAATTTAGCCACTTGTTTGATGGATGGATTTAAAAGAGCGGCTGATGCGGCTAATGTAGCATTAGTTACTGATGTGCGAGGATCAATGTTTGGCTATTTTTTCACAGATAAAGCGGTTAAAAACTATAATGATGCTTTAAAAAGCGATACTAAAATGTTTGCTAAATTTCACACAGCTATGCTAAAACGTGGTATCTATTTAGCACCGAGCCAGTTTGAGACCGGATTTGTCTGTGATGCTATGATTCAGGCAGATATAGACTATGCGATAAATGCAGCTTATGAAGCATTCGCCGAGATAAGATAA
- the folD gene encoding bifunctional methylenetetrahydrofolate dehydrogenase/methenyltetrahydrofolate cyclohydrolase FolD, whose product MTILDGKAISVKVKEEVKAQAIKLKDVGIEPTLAVILVGEDKASQTYVASKEKACIANNIKSVMHRLSENTSQSELLALINILNLDDSIDGILVQLPLPKHIDTMTILKTIRPDKDVDGFHAINVGRLVSGLDGFVPCTPLGIMRILNEYNINVSGLNAVIIGRSNIVGKPMANLLLNASATVTITHSKTKNLKEICQNADLIVAAIGKPNFITADMVRDGAIVIDVGINRLDDGRLVGDVVFDAVAPKTSYITPVPGGVGPMTIAMLLSNTIKSAKYRAKKLGINL is encoded by the coding sequence ATGACTATTTTAGATGGAAAAGCGATCAGTGTAAAAGTTAAAGAGGAAGTAAAAGCACAAGCGATCAAGCTTAAAGATGTTGGTATTGAACCAACTTTGGCAGTTATTTTAGTAGGTGAAGACAAAGCCAGCCAAACCTATGTCGCATCGAAAGAAAAAGCGTGTATAGCAAACAATATCAAGTCAGTTATGCACCGCCTAAGCGAAAACACAAGCCAAAGTGAGCTACTCGCACTTATAAATATTTTAAATTTAGACGATAGCATTGATGGTATTTTAGTTCAGCTACCGCTACCAAAGCATATCGACACGATGACGATACTAAAAACAATCCGCCCAGACAAAGACGTCGATGGATTTCACGCGATAAATGTCGGTAGGTTGGTAAGCGGACTTGATGGATTTGTGCCTTGTACACCCCTTGGGATAATGCGAATTTTAAACGAATATAATATAAATGTAAGCGGTCTAAATGCTGTTATCATCGGACGAAGTAACATTGTAGGCAAACCTATGGCAAATCTGTTGTTAAACGCATCTGCGACAGTCACTATAACTCACTCAAAGACTAAAAATTTAAAGGAAATTTGCCAAAATGCTGATCTGATAGTAGCAGCTATCGGTAAGCCAAATTTTATCACCGCTGATATGGTACGTGATGGTGCAATAGTCATAGATGTAGGTATAAACCGCCTTGATGATGGGCGTTTAGTTGGTGATGTAGTCTTTGACGCAGTTGCACCAAAGACTAGCTACATAACACCAGTACCAGGTGGCGTAGGACCAATGACTATTGCAATGTTACTAAGCAACACGATCAAGTCAGCTAAATATCGTGCCAAAAAACTTGGTATAAATTTATAA
- a CDS encoding c-type cytochrome, with protein sequence MRAIFCIFFLCLAIFGADFITRMEYARMLYLNPRGIGCDKCHGANGEGGVISRFKYFNKKTKQIVDDELTAPRINNVDFDKFKKAISEPKSIMPSYFLTDEESGVLYEYIVSLDKQNKNSKNKKIKNKKGEK encoded by the coding sequence ATGAGAGCAATTTTTTGTATTTTCTTTTTGTGTTTGGCTATTTTTGGAGCTGATTTTATAACAAGAATGGAATATGCAAGGATGCTCTATCTAAATCCACGTGGTATCGGTTGTGACAAATGTCACGGAGCAAATGGCGAGGGCGGTGTGATCTCGAGATTTAAATATTTTAATAAAAAAACTAAACAGATCGTCGACGATGAACTGACTGCTCCGCGTATAAATAATGTTGATTTTGATAAATTTAAAAAGGCTATTTCAGAGCCAAAAAGCATAATGCCAAGTTACTTTTTAACTGATGAAGAGAGTGGCGTATTATACGAATATATCGTTAGTTTAGATAAACAAAATAAAAATAGCAAAAATAAGAAAATTAAAAATAAGAAAGGCGAAAAATGA